Genomic window (Brevibacterium paucivorans):
GGGGAAGTCGGTGTTCACTCGCTTGAGCGTGGTGACCGGGTCCTGCGCCGATCCTTCCAACGACGGGTGATGTGCGTCCACAGGCTCGTAGGTCAGCTCTGCCAGTTGGTCGGCCAGCTCTCCATACCCGGGTTCCGTCAAGATTGTCGAAAGTGTCGTTTGGAGTGGGTCGGGCCCGTCCAGGGTCTCAATCGCGCGGGTGAGAAGGGGGCTTCCCGAGGCGGTGTCCAGGCGTTCTAAAGTGGCCTTGATTGCGCGGGGTGAGCGGAACCCGCATAGCGCGTCAAACGGTGTGAGCGCGTACATCATTTCGGGCTTGTGCCACGCGTCCTTGTAATTGCGGTGAGGCGCGTTCACGCTGATACCTTCTGCATTCTCGCGTTCATATCCCGCTCGCGCTTGGTCGAGAGTGGGGTGGGCCTGGATGGATAGGGCGGTACGAGCTGAAAGGATTTTCAGAAGAAAAGGGAGACGGTCACCATATGTGTGGCGTGCTTCTTCGCCGAGGTGTTCAGGGTGTGCGGACACGTGTTCGAGAAGTGTGGAATCAGCAGTGGGAGAAGGAGCTTTAGGGTGAGCACCTAGCCAATACTCGGCCGCTGGCGTTCCATCCACTGGGATTCCCACGATCTGTTGGATCCCTTGCGTGTTGCCCCACGCATAGTCTTGTACTGTTCCGCGAATTTCGAACATTGTCCTCCTTGCATCCACGCCTAGCCTAGGCAGATACGGGCAAAAAACCAACGTGGGCGCTAGAGTTCGCACTCTAGCGCCCACGTGGCATTCACCTGAACTGTTAGTCGTCCAAGTAACGGACGAATTTCGCTCCGCGCCTCTTCATCCAGTCGTAGCTACGTTCGGACGTGTTCGTCCTCCGCGAACCAGCGTCCAGCATCTTGCCCTTCTTGTCGGAGACGATCCCCACGTGACCTGGCGCCCAGATAATGTCGCCTGGCTTTGCTTCCTTCTCTGAAACAATACGGCCAGCGCGCATCTGTGCACTTGAGTGACGTGGAATCTTGATGCCGATCTTGTTGTACACGTAGCGGGTGTAGCCGGAGCAGTCCCATCCGTTCGGAGTGTTTCCGCCCCACACGTACGGAGTACCTAGGCCCTTTCTAGCCTCCTTGATCATCTCGCGACGAATGTCGTCAGTCGATTTCTTTTTTGGCTTTTCCTTGGGCTTGTCTTTCGGCTTGTCCTCAGCCTTGTCCTTGGACTTTTCTTCAGCCTTTTCATCCGGCTTGTTGTCCTGCTGAGGTGCCTCCGAACGCTCCGGTTCAGGTTGCGGATTCTGGTCGTTGGCCCCTCCGCGCACCGCTGGGCCGGGTGCGTATTCCACCGTCCCAAACCCATCGGTGTGCTGTACGCGAGCACCTTCGAAGCGCTGTTCCAGCTGCCCATCGGACTTCGTCACGTCAGACGTAGGGAAGCCCATGTGGCCACGCTCGAAGCCCTTGTCCTTCCAGTACTTCCAGATGACGCCCCACGTAGCGTGCGCTCCGTTGTTAGGCGACCAGTGGACAGCGCCACGCTGGAAAGACTGGTAAGAACCGTGCTGAAGTGGCTTTTCGTTCTGGGTAGGCAAGCCAATGTCGTCACGGTTGCGCCACCAGGCATGCGCCATGCCGTCGCGTAGAATCACCGCACCGGTTTGTTGAGTCCAGGTGATGAAACCACGGTCGTAGTTCTGAACGTAGCCGTCGCCCCATTTGTGTTCGTTACCTCGTGGCTGTCCAAGGGCCGTTTCATTGCCTTTGTATGCCTTTTGAATGGGGGTCAAGTTTTCTTGCTGAGGTTCGTTCTTTTCAGGGGTTTGAACGTTCTGACCATTCTGCAGTTTGGAAACTGCGCTACGGATTTCTCCCATCCGAGCGTAGAAAGCGTCACCGGGGCAGTCTGTGTCTCCCACATCGCGGTGTGCGGAGATCGCACGGATTGAACGACCGTTGACATTTGCTCGTCCGTTCGCGTCGACTCCGTTAAGCTTCCACGCGATAGCATGTTCAACTGCGTTCAGAGCTTCGGCGCTAGGTGCTTGCTTGTCGTAGTCACCCATGACCGAAATACCAAATGTTCCGGAGTTAAACCCCTGTGCGTGCGCACCAACGACAGGACGGTTGATGTCACCGGCACGTCCCTGCCACATGCGACCGTACTTGTCGACGAGCACGTTGTAACCCACATCGGCCCAGCCACGTCCCTTGGTGTGGAACGTGTAGATACCGCGAATGATTCCAGGAACATCGCCTGCAGAGTAGTTGTTGGATCCGGCGGTGTGGTGAACCACTGCCGCTTTGACCTTAGGGGCATAGTCAGGGTTGCCCTTGCGCAGGCTCTCGTTGGCTCCCCAGTCCTTACGGCTTGCAATCGGTGGTTTGTCGACTTTTCCAACCGACACGTTGGATGCTGCGAATGCGACGTTCGTCGCGTTTTCAACGCCTTCGCAACCGTTGTCGTCGCATGTCACGTTCGAGTTGGTGCCTGCGGCTGCTTCCCCGGCAGTCGCAGGAACGGGAGAGTTGCCAGCGACGGCTGCTGCGTCACCAGAAGTTTTCTTTGGGTCAACCAGGACGAGCTTTGCATCGGATGCGGCCGTATCCCCAAGGACACGCATCTGGATGTTTGAAGCTCCAGCAACCACGTATGGTTCGGTTCCCGGGCGACCTTCACCCGTGTTCTCTTGGTCGATTTCTTTCCAAGCACCCCATGATCCACCGGTCTTGGTGCGTACCTCGAAGGTCACCTTGGCGTGGCCCGTGTAGGAAACACCCACAACCGAGGGGTTGCCACCAGGAACGTTAACAACCTTGGAAATCGAAGCGATGTTGACACCGTCTTCGGTTTTGTCCTTCGCTGATCCGCTCATCGCAGGCTCGGTGGTTTCAGGGGCCTGAGTAGGAGACGGCTTCTGAGAAGGGCTTGGCGTTTGAGCCGGCGTTGGTTTTTGTGAAGGTGTCGTTGAATCGCTCTTTGAGCCGCCTAGACCCGGCTTTTCCTTGGGTTGTGAAGTTCCGCCGGAGTTTGCGCCGAGCCCCATGCTCTGCGCCATGAAGACGCCGGGCAGGTTGCGTGTACTACGATTCTGCGCGTTCGCGGTTGTGTTCGAAGAATCGCGCGCACCAGGTTCGTCGATGCCTTTTTCATCAACACTTGTAAGTGGCATTTCGTCCACGCTTGGACGCGCTGTTGAAGCCTGTGCGTTCTGCGGCGCACCAAGTGTACTGACCGCTACGGATGCGACGGCTAGCGCCGCTAAGGGCGTTCTTATTCTCATTGTTCAAGCCTTTTCGAGGAAGTCGGGAAGTGAGGCTAATGCGGAGACTGTCGCTGGCAACGACGCTCCAACATTTCAAAATTGTTACATATATTTTCGGCGTGTCGAATTGAGAATAAGAAAATGAGTAAATTACAAGGATGTCGTTCCGCGTGTTGACGCGCAACACGCGGAACAGAAAAATTGTTACTTTACTTCGCAGATCTCTTTGTCTTTTGCATCATCGTCGTTACTTTCGGGCGCTGCGAGCGTATCTGCTCCCATCGCGTAGTACGACACATCTGCGGGGGCACCGAGTCCCTGCTTGTCTTTTTGAGCGTTTTCTTCGCTCTTCTTAATCGCCTCCTGCACGAGGCTGTGTGCTTTGTCGAAGTCGGGGTGCGACGGTTTCACGCGAGGTGGGCTCAAGTTCAGTTTGCCCAACTTGTGGTCACGGGTTTTTTGCGCGAGGTCAACGAAGTAGTCGAGCTGACTCCGTGGCACGTCTGTCGACACCACGTTGGGCGCAGCGCCCGCAATTTTTTGGAATCGAGAAAGCACAGTGGCCGGATCCAGCTGTGTCAGCATTGCCTCTTGTACGCACCGCTGGCGCGTCATGCGTTCGTAGTCAGATGCGAATTCACGGGATCGCGCATACCACAGGGCGTGGTAACCATCGAGGTGAATGTTCTCTCCAGGCTCGATCCACCCTTTAGGTGGCCCGTGTTTCCCTGTCCGTTTGTTGGTTTTGGAAGAGATAGGCACGCGCACATGGCTGGTGAGCTTGATACCGCCCATCGCATCGATGAGCTGTTCGAAACCCTTGAGGTCGATCATGGCGTAGTACTGAATTTTCAGGCCGGTCACACCTTCCATGGCCTGTTTGGTCGCCTGAACTCCCGCAGGTGGTCCGTCGTCAGGGAACAGCGACGCGTTGTCCTCGCCAAGTTGGTAGACGGCGTTGAGAAGGCAGTCGTCCCCACAGTTGTAACCGTTGGGGTACTCCTTCGCCAACGGACTTCCCTTGGGGAAAGGAACGTTCTGCATGTTGCGAGGCAAACCGATCGATACTGCAGCCCCAGTTTTTGCATCAATAGAAACAACAGACAGAGAGTCTGGACGGACACCGGTTCGCCCTTTACCTGCGTCTGATCCCAATAGAGCAATGTTGTATCGACCGTCGACGGCCTTTTCGACTTTGCGCGAATTGAAAATGTTATTCAGAAGCTGACGACCGGAGTTCAGCGTGGTAACACCGTAGGTGAAAGCGCCTCCCACAACAAGCACACTGACCAAGGCAGCTGACAGAAAAACCGGACGCGTTCGTTTACCCAGAGACGCCACACGTATTAGCCGAACGGTATCCAGCAGACACAGGACCCACACAACACCCAAAAGCACCGCAAATGCCATGAGCGGTATCAACACGAAACTGCTGGTAGCCAAAGAGATGAGCCACTGCTTGCGGACAATCGCAAGAACAAGAACGACGAACAGGAGTGCCCACGTAACGAGGGTCACGCGGAGCGCAAAGCGCCCCATTTTCCGGTTGCCCAGCATGGTCTGGACTGAGCCCGGAATAAGAGCGCTTGTGAGCAACAGCACCCAACCACGCCGATTGCGAACTTCTTCAGAAGCGAAGCGCGGATTTCGCAGAGGGTCGACGTACTTGAGCTGTCTGCTCACAAGCGTCCTTTCTTCCCAGTTAAGGCTTGATTAGCCCAGCAGTTTGCGGCCCATCACCAAGCGCTGAACCTGGTTGGTGCCTTCGTAGATCTGGGTGATCTTAGCGTCACGCATCATGCGCTCAACTGGGTGGTCAACCACGTACCCGGCACCACCCAAAAGCTGAACGGCATCCGTGGTGATTTCCATAGCGATGTCGGAAGCGTACGCCTTTGCGGCAGCGCCGAAGAAGCTCAGGTCGTCATCGTTTCGTTCAGACTTTGCTGCCGCGGCGTAGGTGAGCTGGCGTGCCGCTTCGAGCTTGGTTGCCATATCGGCGACCATGAACTGGATCGCTTGGAAATCAGCAATGCGCTTACCGAACTGCTTGCGTTCCTTGACATAGTCGATTGCGTAGTCGAGCGCACCCTGTGCAACTCCCACAGCCTGTGCGGCGATGGTCACGCGCGTGTGGTCCAAAGTCTTCAGCGCAATCTTCAGACCCTGTCCTTCTTCGCCAACCCGGCGGCTATCCGGGATCCAGCAGTCTTCGAAGAACAGTTCACGCGTAGGCGAACCTTTGATGCCCAGCTTGCGTTCCTTCTCGCCAAAGCTGAAGCCTTCGTCGCCTTTTTCCAGCACGAATGCCGTGATGTTGTTTCCGCGCTTGCCTTCAGGGTCAGTCACGGCCATGACCGTGTAAAACTCGCTGACACCTGCGTTGGTGATCCACGTTTTTACACCGTTTAGCACCCAACCGTCACCGTCGCGCACTGCGCGCGTCTTCATTCCAGCGGTGTCGGATCCAGCTTCACGTTCAGACAGGCCGTAGCTAAAGCCTTCGCCGCGTGCCAAACGCGGAAGGTATGCCTGCTTGACTTCTTCGCCACCGCCAATGATGACCGGCATTGAACCCAGCTTGTTCACCGCCGGGATGAGCGAGGACGACATACAACCGCGGGCGACTTCTTCGATCACAATCGCGGTGGCCAGTGCGTCTGCTCCCACACCTCCGTATTCTTCGCCCACGTGTGGAGCGTAGAAATCGGTTGCGACCAACGCATCGTGAGCTTCTTGTGGGTAGCGTGAGTCGGCGTCAACTTCGGCTGCAAATGGCGCGATCTTGTTTTCGACAACATCGCGTACTGCTGCACGAATCTCTTCGTGTTCTTCGCTGAGCTTGTACAGATCAAACATGAGGCTCCTTCTGTGTACCTTCAAGCTTCTCAGTGAGCGCCCGCCCTTTGTCGCGCGCCTGGGTGTACAGATCTTCACGATATGTGTCGAGACGAGCGCGCAGTGCGTTCGCTTCGTCATCTGCACCTGAGGCAAGAATACGGGCAGCGAGCAACCCGGCGTTCTTCGCTCCACCAATCGACACAGTTGCCACGGGCACTCCCCCTGGCATTTGCACGATCGATAGAAGCGAATCCATACCGTCGAGGTATTTCAGCGGGACTGGAACACCAATAACGGGCAGGCTTGTCACGGACGCAATCATTCCCGGCAGGTGAGCAGCTCCTCCGGCGCCGGCAATGATGACCCGGAGTCCACGTTCAGCCGCGCTACTCCCCCACTCGATCATGTCGTGGGGCATACGGTGAGCTGACACGACCTCGGCGGTGAAATCGATTCCCAACTCACTGAGCACATCAGCGGCAGCCGACATGACGGGCCAGTCCGAATCGGACCCCATCACGATTCCTACAGTCATGCTTTCTCCGTTCGATTGGGCCAAGGGTTGTCGTCGACCCCGGCAATGAATTCGGCGGCGTGGAGAGCGCGACGGGCAACGTCCTCGGGGTCCTCCCCTGTCACATTCACGTGCCCCAGCTTGCGCCCTGGGCGCACCGACTTACCGTACATGTGGACTTTTGCGCGCGGATCGTGGGCAAGCACGTGAAGGTACGCGCGGTACAGGTCGTCGCGGTCAGCACCCAGAACATTTCCCATAGCGGTGTACGGCGCTAGCGGGGCAGGGTCCCCGAGTGGCAAATCCAAGACTGCGCGCAGATGCTGTTCAAACTGGCTGGTCACCGAACCGTCTTGTGTCCAGTGCCCGGTGTTGTGCGGGCGCATGGCCAGCTCGTTGACCAGGTAACCGTCTGCGGTCTGGAACATTTCGAGGGCCATGACACCGGTGACGTCGAGCGCGTGCGCCAGCGTCAAAACATCCTGCGTGATGGTTCGGGATAGTTCTGCGTCCAGGCCAGGTGCCGGCGCGACCGCCTCGTAACAAATCCCGTCCTTTTGCCGGGTTGCGACAACCGGCCACACGGCGGTCTGCCCGGAAGGCGAGCGCCCCACCATCACTGCCAGTTCACGCGTGAAGTCGATCAGTTGTTCCGCTAACAGGGGCCCTGAGCCAAACCAGTCGGAAACGGTATCGAGATCTGCTTCAGAGCGGATAAATGCCACGCCGTGCCCGTCGTACCCACCTGTGGGGGTTTTCAGAACCGCTTCCCCGTGCTCCCGCACAAACACGCCGAGGTCGTCCACAGTTTCGATCTGCGCCCAGCGCGGGTTCGGGAGCCCCAGCTCGTCGATTTTGGCCCGCATTTTCAGCTTGTTCTGCGCGTACTGCAGGGCGTGCGGGCCGGGGTGAACGTTGATTCCTTCGTCAATGAGACGTACCAAGTGCTCATTGGGAACGTGTTCGTGGTCAAACGTGATGACATCCACCGTGCTGGCGAACTGTTTGAGTGTCGCGTAGTCCGTGTAGTCGCCCACTGTGACGTGTGAGGACACGTGGGTCGCCGGACCGTCAGCGGATTCGGCTAGAACGTGAAAATGAACACCAAGAGCTTCGGCTGCCGGCGCCATCATGCGCGCAAGCTGTCCAGCTCCAATTACACCTACTCGTGGAAAAGTCACGTTCTCACTCTAGCTATCGCGTGCCATGATCTCGCGGTGGCCCGCCGGTCTACTCACGTATCTTGTGTGAAATTGTCAGAGCTTTCCACATGTACGCACTAGAATCAGCGTGGACGTTTTTCCAGTTGCAAGGGATGTACATGAAGTTTCGCCGTGAAACGTTGCGGGTCGCCAAGTTTTCGGCAGTGGGCACCGTTGCGTTCATCGTGGACTTCTTAGTGTTCAATCTTTTGCGTTTGGAGGTCTTTCACTTGGGCCCGGTGTGGGCCAAGATCATTTCCGTGATCATGGCGACGACGGTGTCGTGGCTGGGTTCAAGGTACTGGACGTTCACGGATGGCCGGAATAAGTCCAAGACTAAAGAGGCCGTCTATTTCTTTTCCGTGAACGGGGCTGGCCTGCTGATTGCTTTGGCGTGCTTGTGGGTGTCGCACTATCTGCTGGGGTTCCGTTCAGCGCTGGCTGACAACATTTCCGGCAACGTGGTGGGCGTGTTGCTGGGGAATGTGTTCCGCTACTTTATGTACCGCTTCTTCGTATTCAAACCCGCACCTAAGCGACAACGCCTGGACGTCTAGTTACTGGCCAAGGGCGGTATTACCGGCGAAGCACGATGAGTGGGATCGCCAGTTCTTCGGCCGTGATGCCACCGTGGTGTCCCCTCAGCCTCAATGCTGACGGGCTGTCGTTGCGCGAGTCCACGATCGCCGTTCCGGCTTCGCTAATGGCCACGACGTCACCAATCCGGCCAAGGTTTTGAGTGCGTACCGGCCCGAACCACCCGTCTGCCACCGCCTGCTTGCGGACCATCGCATGGACGCGTCCGGCCCCAATTTCGTTGATCGCCGAGGCGGTCTCCTGTGGGTGCGGGGTGTACAGGTGGGTTGCGCGCGGCTCCCCGCCCACTGCACTGACCAGTTCACACACGTCAGGGTGGTCAGCCAGGTCAATCCGAGCGTCATAGTCGACATTGACCATGCCGTGATCGGCGGTAATGAGCAGTTGAG
Coding sequences:
- a CDS encoding LCP family protein → MSRQLKYVDPLRNPRFASEEVRNRRGWVLLLTSALIPGSVQTMLGNRKMGRFALRVTLVTWALLFVVLVLAIVRKQWLISLATSSFVLIPLMAFAVLLGVVWVLCLLDTVRLIRVASLGKRTRPVFLSAALVSVLVVGGAFTYGVTTLNSGRQLLNNIFNSRKVEKAVDGRYNIALLGSDAGKGRTGVRPDSLSVVSIDAKTGAAVSIGLPRNMQNVPFPKGSPLAKEYPNGYNCGDDCLLNAVYQLGEDNASLFPDDGPPAGVQATKQAMEGVTGLKIQYYAMIDLKGFEQLIDAMGGIKLTSHVRVPISSKTNKRTGKHGPPKGWIEPGENIHLDGYHALWYARSREFASDYERMTRQRCVQEAMLTQLDPATVLSRFQKIAGAAPNVVSTDVPRSQLDYFVDLAQKTRDHKLGKLNLSPPRVKPSHPDFDKAHSLVQEAIKKSEENAQKDKQGLGAPADVSYYAMGADTLAAPESNDDDAKDKEICEVK
- the purE gene encoding 5-(carboxyamino)imidazole ribonucleotide mutase — translated: MTVGIVMGSDSDWPVMSAAADVLSELGIDFTAEVVSAHRMPHDMIEWGSSAAERGLRVIIAGAGGAAHLPGMIASVTSLPVIGVPVPLKYLDGMDSLLSIVQMPGGVPVATVSIGGAKNAGLLAARILASGADDEANALRARLDTYREDLYTQARDKGRALTEKLEGTQKEPHV
- a CDS encoding GtrA family protein produces the protein MKFRRETLRVAKFSAVGTVAFIVDFLVFNLLRLEVFHLGPVWAKIISVIMATTVSWLGSRYWTFTDGRNKSKTKEAVYFFSVNGAGLLIALACLWVSHYLLGFRSALADNISGNVVGVLLGNVFRYFMYRFFVFKPAPKRQRLDV
- a CDS encoding 5-(carboxyamino)imidazole ribonucleotide synthase; this encodes MTFPRVGVIGAGQLARMMAPAAEALGVHFHVLAESADGPATHVSSHVTVGDYTDYATLKQFASTVDVITFDHEHVPNEHLVRLIDEGINVHPGPHALQYAQNKLKMRAKIDELGLPNPRWAQIETVDDLGVFVREHGEAVLKTPTGGYDGHGVAFIRSEADLDTVSDWFGSGPLLAEQLIDFTRELAVMVGRSPSGQTAVWPVVATRQKDGICYEAVAPAPGLDAELSRTITQDVLTLAHALDVTGVMALEMFQTADGYLVNELAMRPHNTGHWTQDGSVTSQFEQHLRAVLDLPLGDPAPLAPYTAMGNVLGADRDDLYRAYLHVLAHDPRAKVHMYGKSVRPGRKLGHVNVTGEDPEDVARRALHAAEFIAGVDDNPWPNRTEKA
- the manA gene encoding mannose-6-phosphate isomerase, class I yields the protein MFEIRGTVQDYAWGNTQGIQQIVGIPVDGTPAAEYWLGAHPKAPSPTADSTLLEHVSAHPEHLGEEARHTYGDRLPFLLKILSARTALSIQAHPTLDQARAGYERENAEGISVNAPHRNYKDAWHKPEMMYALTPFDALCGFRSPRAIKATLERLDTASGSPLLTRAIETLDGPDPLQTTLSTILTEPGYGELADQLAELTYEPVDAHHPSLEGSAQDPVTTLKRVNTDFPTDPGALVALMLNMLTLNPGEAIALNAGILHAYLGGLGIEIMASSDNVLRGGLTSKHIDIDELKAVVTYEPTAPDRVNADVGQWFKGATDDFKLMPLTSADTTVELDGPAIALCVEGTYALTTETQDSATVNTGESVFIPATDGNLTVRGDGKLFIASV
- a CDS encoding NlpC/P60 family protein, producing MRIRTPLAALAVASVAVSTLGAPQNAQASTARPSVDEMPLTSVDEKGIDEPGARDSSNTTANAQNRSTRNLPGVFMAQSMGLGANSGGTSQPKEKPGLGGSKSDSTTPSQKPTPAQTPSPSQKPSPTQAPETTEPAMSGSAKDKTEDGVNIASISKVVNVPGGNPSVVGVSYTGHAKVTFEVRTKTGGSWGAWKEIDQENTGEGRPGTEPYVVAGASNIQMRVLGDTAASDAKLVLVDPKKTSGDAAAVAGNSPVPATAGEAAAGTNSNVTCDDNGCEGVENATNVAFAASNVSVGKVDKPPIASRKDWGANESLRKGNPDYAPKVKAAVVHHTAGSNNYSAGDVPGIIRGIYTFHTKGRGWADVGYNVLVDKYGRMWQGRAGDINRPVVGAHAQGFNSGTFGISVMGDYDKQAPSAEALNAVEHAIAWKLNGVDANGRANVNGRSIRAISAHRDVGDTDCPGDAFYARMGEIRSAVSKLQNGQNVQTPEKNEPQQENLTPIQKAYKGNETALGQPRGNEHKWGDGYVQNYDRGFITWTQQTGAVILRDGMAHAWWRNRDDIGLPTQNEKPLQHGSYQSFQRGAVHWSPNNGAHATWGVIWKYWKDKGFERGHMGFPTSDVTKSDGQLEQRFEGARVQHTDGFGTVEYAPGPAVRGGANDQNPQPEPERSEAPQQDNKPDEKAEEKSKDKAEDKPKDKPKEKPKKKSTDDIRREMIKEARKGLGTPYVWGGNTPNGWDCSGYTRYVYNKIGIKIPRHSSAQMRAGRIVSEKEAKPGDIIWAPGHVGIVSDKKGKMLDAGSRRTNTSERSYDWMKRRGAKFVRYLDD
- a CDS encoding acyl-CoA dehydrogenase family protein, translated to MFDLYKLSEEHEEIRAAVRDVVENKIAPFAAEVDADSRYPQEAHDALVATDFYAPHVGEEYGGVGADALATAIVIEEVARGCMSSSLIPAVNKLGSMPVIIGGGEEVKQAYLPRLARGEGFSYGLSEREAGSDTAGMKTRAVRDGDGWVLNGVKTWITNAGVSEFYTVMAVTDPEGKRGNNITAFVLEKGDEGFSFGEKERKLGIKGSPTRELFFEDCWIPDSRRVGEEGQGLKIALKTLDHTRVTIAAQAVGVAQGALDYAIDYVKERKQFGKRIADFQAIQFMVADMATKLEAARQLTYAAAAKSERNDDDLSFFGAAAKAYASDIAMEITTDAVQLLGGAGYVVDHPVERMMRDAKITQIYEGTNQVQRLVMGRKLLG